In Desulfobacter hydrogenophilus, the genomic stretch CCAAACACCTCAACCCCTTCCATGTCCACGGCCTTTGTTACGGCGTCCCTTTTATTCTGCGTTGGCTCCATGGCCATTGTGGGCTCCCTTGAAAGCGGGCTTGCAGGCAACCATGACACCTTGTTTGCCAAATCCTTTTTAGATGGTGTCACTTCTATTATCCTGACCGCATCTTTAGGGATCGGGGTGGGGCTTTCCGCCGGGGCTGTTCTGGTTTACCAGGGCGCCATAACCCTTGCCGCGGGATTCATAAAACCCTATCTGATTCCTTCGGTGGTCAGCCAGATGTCCGGGGCAGGGGGGCTGCTCATCGCAGCCATTGGATTGAACATGCTCCGGGAAAAAAAGATTGCCGTGGGTAACATGCTGCCGGCCATATTTCTTCCGTTGATCTATTATTTTGCCACAACCCTGGTCAAGTAATGTTATGGCCATTGATATTGCCTTTTTTCTTGGGACGCTAAGTCAGGAAGTTGAAACCTATCAGGTGCCGGTGGTGGATCTGATTGCCGTCCAGACCCGGTCTGCCTTTAAAGTGCTTGTGGCCACGATTTTGTCCGCAAGAACCAAGGATGAGGTGACGGCGGTTGCCGCACAGCGGCTGCTGGAATTGGCCCCGGACCCTGAAGCATTGCGGGCGCTTTCCACTTCTCAGATTCAGAAACTGATTTTTCCCGTGGGATTTTATAAATCCAAAGCCCGATATTTATCAAAATTGCCCGAAGCTCTGGACACCTTCCAGGGACAAGTACCCGATGAGATTGACGCCCTGGTAACGCTTCCGGGGGTAGGGCGTAAAACCGCCAATCTGGTCAGGGCGGTGGCTTTTGACAAGGATGCCATCTGTGTGGACACCCATGTACACCGGATTATGAATATCTGGGGGTATGTGAAAACAAAAACCCCCCTTGATACGGAAAAAGCATTAAGAAAAAAGTTGCCAAAAAAATTCTGGAAAGAAGTGAACCGAATTCTGGTTACCTTTGGCCAGGGCACCTGTCGTCCGGTTGGGCCCCATTGTTACCGATGCGTGCTTGAAGAATACTGTCTTAAAAAAGGGGTGAAGCCGGCAAAACCGCCTAAAAATTAATGAAACCACAATCTGATGGCCCTGCAGGTAAAAAAGAGCCGGTAAGGGCGAGCTTGGCCGGACAGTAGTTATTCCTTATAAAATAACGCCTTAATAATGTGCTTGACCATGGCTGGATTCTCTTTGAGCCTGCGGGTTGAATAACCAAACCATTGTTCTCCAAACGGTACGTAAACCCGCATCCTGTGGCCGTTTTTTACAAGCTCCCGCCGTTTTTTGGGCGTTACGCCGTAGAGCATCTGAAATTCATAGTGTTCTTTTGGTACCTGATATTTGTCGATCAGGTGAAGTGCTCCCTGTATCAGAGGCGTGTCATGGGTTGCAATGGCTGCATCTATCTTGTTTTTCAACATGAATTCAAGGTCTTTAAGAAAGTGGTCATTAATTTCATGGTAATCCTTATATGCAATGTCTGCCGGTTCCACATAGATTCCCTTGACCAGTCTGAAGTTCAACGCTGCATCATCACGACGCAAATCCAGCATGGATTCAAGATCGTTTAGGGTGCGTTTCAGATAAGCCTGGAGCACCAGGCCTATGTTTTGGGGAAATTCCCGTTTGAGCCTGCGGAAAATATCAATGGAATCATCCACACAGGGAGAGTTTTCCATGTCAATGCGGATAAAATTGCCATGGGATGCCGCCTCGGCCGTAAGTTCCCGTATGTATTCAAAACAGATTTTTTTATCGATCAAAAGACCGAACATGGTAGGTTTCAGGGAGTAGTTGGCGTTAATTCCTGCCGCTTCAATGGTGCGGATAAGGGTAAGGTACGCATACCGGTTTTTTGCTGCCTGGGACATGGTTTTGATAAATTCGCCAAGAATGTCCAGGGTCACCATAATATTCTCCCGGTTGAGGGCCTTTGACGCGTTTATGGCGTCCTGACTGGTTTCGCCTGCGATATAGCTTTTTGAAAACTGCCAGATTAATTTGGGCGGGAAATAGGGCAGGGTTCGGCTGATTATTTTATGTAACATATTGTTCTCCTGCTATTTTATTTATGGTTTAACCATTAAACTTTATTCATAGTTCGTTTTGCAACCATTTTAAGGAAAAAGAATGGAACGGGAACATCATTATTTAGGCCCGGGAACCTGCCTGAAAATTAGGCCTTGCCCAAGGCGTTAA encodes the following:
- a CDS encoding DUF554 domain-containing protein, with the translated sequence MLGTIVNTLAILVGTTIGMLCRNGIPEKYNITVLQAIALSVILIGLKSALGCPDILVIIISLAVGAIIGEFLAIEAHLKNLGDFLEKKLTDPNTSTPSMSTAFVTASLLFCVGSMAIVGSLESGLAGNHDTLFAKSFLDGVTSIILTASLGIGVGLSAGAVLVYQGAITLAAGFIKPYLIPSVVSQMSGAGGLLIAAIGLNMLREKKIAVGNMLPAIFLPLIYYFATTLVK
- a CDS encoding endonuclease III domain-containing protein, with the protein product MAIDIAFFLGTLSQEVETYQVPVVDLIAVQTRSAFKVLVATILSARTKDEVTAVAAQRLLELAPDPEALRALSTSQIQKLIFPVGFYKSKARYLSKLPEALDTFQGQVPDEIDALVTLPGVGRKTANLVRAVAFDKDAICVDTHVHRIMNIWGYVKTKTPLDTEKALRKKLPKKFWKEVNRILVTFGQGTCRPVGPHCYRCVLEEYCLKKGVKPAKPPKN
- a CDS encoding proline dehydrogenase family protein, whose amino-acid sequence is MLHKIISRTLPYFPPKLIWQFSKSYIAGETSQDAINASKALNRENIMVTLDILGEFIKTMSQAAKNRYAYLTLIRTIEAAGINANYSLKPTMFGLLIDKKICFEYIRELTAEAASHGNFIRIDMENSPCVDDSIDIFRRLKREFPQNIGLVLQAYLKRTLNDLESMLDLRRDDAALNFRLVKGIYVEPADIAYKDYHEINDHFLKDLEFMLKNKIDAAIATHDTPLIQGALHLIDKYQVPKEHYEFQMLYGVTPKKRRELVKNGHRMRVYVPFGEQWFGYSTRRLKENPAMVKHIIKALFYKE